aaaaataaaaataaaaatcctaAATTAGCTTGTACCATGTATATTCATAAATCTCATATTTAAAAGTGTGTTTaagatttttgaaaaaatttctcattcaaaaatacttttttttttctcacaaaTCCTATAAAATTATTGAAGTTTTGATGCcacatattgaaaaaaaaaatactgatAAATACATCTTattgaataaatattaaaaattcttCATACAAATTTCTTAcccaaaaaattaacaaaaacaaTATTTATAtagtattatatattattttgttGTATAAAATATCTCTAAAATATCTCAACAAATTATACCCTCtcatgattatgaaaataactaaaaaaatatgaaattattaataaacaaataaatatgtATGAGCCTATATATATACATGGGGGCATATGATTGTATTTTCTATGCTAAAATCAATAATAAAACTGTTTTTAGCAGCTTGATTGATCTTTCAATATTGAGAATGAAATGTATCAAGTTCAAGTTTTCTCATCTATGTATTTTAAGATGATTCATTTGATAATAAGAAAGAGAAATTGTTACCTCTCGATAATAACTCATCAGTTGTTATTAAATCTATTGAgtctcaattaaataaaaaaaatctatataTTTTTTTCCTTCTTAATAATGTCTTTACCTCTATCATCTTATTGGTTTCATAACTTTTCTCCCTCTCTTCTtgttcttttcttcattttttttttccatcatTGCTTCTCTTATTTTCCTTCCCTTCTATCACTTTCCTTGCTGCCAAACACTAAAGTCATGATAAACTCAGGTACTAACATATAAtcaattatttattcaaaattttgtcaTAATATAATTAAAGAATACTAAAAGTCATTATCTTCTTTAACCTACCCTTTTGAATGGAAATTCAGCATGAGCAACCTTGCTTTGCCCACTAAAAACAAAGTAGctttattttttctctttttcagtTAGATAGCAACTGGTGAACAATTTTCCAttgaccaacatatttattttaaattttataaaggtGAACCGGTGCAAGACCATGACAAGAAGGAAGAATAGGTAGTATATATCTCCAGAATGAAGCAGGCTAAATCAAAGTAAAATTCAACTTTTCTTTAATTGTACATAATGATGGAGTAGGAATAAATAGTACATAATTTGCTGGTTTATTTGAACaggaaatttttttaattttcccatTAAGTTGCATAGAATCACAGGTCAGCCTTTTGAGATATAGTTCAAACTCTAATAatcatttttcaaaaaaaaaattatatcaataAATAAAATCATGAACATGTATGCACTTTGTTTGCAACAAATATTGcataaaatttaattcaatttataacaatatttatatttttttatcatcaaGGACGAAACAATAAACCACTCATACCTGTAATTTtctgttgaatatgtgatattaaaACAGTTAAAAATATGGATAAATAAAAATCAAAGTTTcggaaaaataaaatacaattccgaaactttaataaaattaaagaattaaatgaCTTAACGACCAACATTAAAACTAGTAAAAGTCATTAAGGCTTTTGTAGAAGAACTAGTTGAGGCGTAATCAGGAACTTGATACATGGCAACAGGCATCTTCATTGGAAGATCAGGAACTCCAGCCTCAAAATTAAGCACCTGAGCAGCCTGCCTTATGGAGGGTCTCAGGTTGTGATCAggatgagcacaccacaacccaACAATCAACAATCGCTCCATTTGTTTTACATCGATCGCTCCACAGAGTTTCTGGTCCACTGCATCAAGGAGATTTCCATTTCCATACAGCTCCCAAACCCATGCTACCAATCTAACCTGTGATTCATCTATGTCAGGCTCAATTGCTCTTCTACCACAAGCAATTTCCAGCGCAACAATCCCAAAACTGTACATATCTGATTCTTTACTGGCTTTGCCAGTGCTAATATACTCTGGTGCTATGTAGCCCATAGTACCTGCAGGTCCTGTGGTCTTGGGGCCTAGCTCGTGATCTATTAGCCTTGCTAGGCCAAAGTCACCAAGCTTTGCCTTAAAATTTGTATCCAGCATTACATTGCTAGACTTGATATCCCTGTGCACCACGCACTGCTCCCATTCTTCGTGCAGGTAGAGCAGTGCAGAGGCCAAACCAAGAGCTATCTTGTATCTAACTCCCCACAAGAGCACGCTTTTTCCCCTGAAGAGATGAGAATCAAGGCTACCATTAGGCATGAACTCGTAGGCTAGAAGAAGTTCGCCTCTTTCATGGCACCAGCCTATAAGTTGGACTAAATTTTTATGTCTTAAACTGCTAATTATCTTCACTTCTGACTTGTACTCTTTTCTGCCCTGCTTTGACCCTTTAGAAAATCTCTTAACAGCCACAATTTGATTGAAATCAGTTAAGAATCCACTATAAACACTGCCGAATCCTCCCTGACCGAGCTTCCCATGCTCATCAAAGCGATTCGTTGCCTGTTCCAGCTCACTATAATTGAACCTTTTCGGCCCTGATCCCCTTTCAAGTTCAGTTTCGATGGAAAAATCGACGATCGCATCGTCATTTTGGCTTTGGCTTTGGCTTTCTCTGCTCTCTGTCGTCCTTTGCGGCTTCAACCGCAGCAGAATGAATCCAATAGTTGAAACACAAGCAGCACAAACAGCACAAGCTCCAATGGCTGATCCCAAAACCCACTTTgtcttcattttctttttgtcAAGTGTATCTTCTATGCTTGATGAATAGAATTTCCATGAGAAAATGGTATATGTCTGGCTTAACTCTCTGCTAGAAGCTGAGAAGCCAACACTGACCCATTCTGGTAGATACTCTCTGAGATCAACTACCTTGCAAAGTGTTGAATTTCCTGTCAATGTATTATTATCAACATGATCAATCAACAACACACACAAAAGTTTCTTAGCAGCGCAGTAATTAACCACTGCACTAAAATTTTCCTTCTCAGTGCAATGCCATTCCACGCCCTTTACAGGCTGAAAGGAGTTTATATATATCCCCACATGCTCTGTACGTGGGTCAAACTCCACAGCAACAAACTGGGTTCCCGTTTTCTCGATTGGATCACCACCATTTGAATTAGAAGGGATGCTAGAATCATTTGGAACGAGAAAAAATGAGAGCCCATCACGCTGAAGATGCCCATTGTCAGAGTTGATAGAGAAAGTGAATAGAGTTTCAAAATCAGTAAGCTTTCCAGTAGCCTTGTCCCATAAATGCATTTGTTTTCTGTACAAGGCTTGGCCGCTTAGGTGAATAACCTGGTCAGTGAGCAGAGCATCTCCTTGGAATAGCAGATCCCTGTTATTGAAACTGTGAAGGTCAAAAGATAGTGTGTTTGCTGAGTGAATAAAGGACATGAATGTGATTAATCTAAAGGCCCCAAAGTAAAGGCCTGGAAATTGAAAATGGGAATGTTTTAAGTTGCGAATAGCCATAGTTTTTTTCCCACATGATTGGATGATCCCAAGTGTTGAGATAATTATAGTAATTGGGTTAAGCGGTGCAACTCTGTAGTTTCCTGGAATGTTGGTTTATTGTGATACAGAGGAGCATTTACCGATTAGTTAATTTAGTCAAGCATTTCAAGAAAAACATTGAGAAAAGTTGGTCAGGCTTTTGGATAAGAAATTTCTTTAAGTTGATAGCATTCCAAAATTAGCATTGCTGGAAGCACATATCAAGTGTCTTAGTTGATAAATTTTACTTTCATCCACTCGGACGGCAGATATATAATATAAAGGATCTGATTTGACTGCAACCATAAAAGGGACGTCGACGTTCATTTACTGTGGACAAATCAATAAGGCATTTTGCTAATTGGAGAAAAAGATTGTGGGTCAGATATCAAAGTCGCTGGCATGCACTTGCAATGATTTTGGATTTTGGAATTGGGAAAGGCCACAGACACAAAGGACTTTAAATTATCGTAAAAGCACAGTGGGAAATCAAATGCTCATAATTTCGAACACGATTAATGAAAAGAACTATTGTCAGCTGTAGGAAATTAGTTATGCTATTGATTTAATGGAAAGGGATTATGCTCgagaaaaaatttatttaattttgatttattgtactcaaaatattaatACGTGAATTGATTAACTTTAATAtagattaaattatattattttaaatacataataaatttgatttaaataataatttctcaTTTGCTGATGGTTAACCTTCTTTTTGCCAAtgctataataaaaattattttcaagtaAATTATAATATTCAATTATGCTATGTTTAGTATGCTGAAATGCAATTAAAATTTCTATTGAatcttaatataaaatttaattgcgTTGCATTGAATTATGGATTATCAAACATAAATTACGTGCATTAAAAAATAGTAAACTACACACTCATAAGGAAGTTATTTTTTCCATAAATTATTGAGAGTGAGGcaaatattattatgaaagaaaAAGTATATTTTAGTAACTATGGTTTACGTGTTTTATTAATAAGGatatgagaatttttttttttttgtatttaatgGCCTATATTATTATACCGTTAACACTTAAGAGCAAAATTATTAAACGGCATCAATATANNNNNNNNNNNNNNNNNNNNNNNNNNNNNNNNNNNNNNNNNNNNNNNNNNNNNNNNNNNNNNNNNNNNNNNNNNNNNNNNNNNNNNNNNNNNNNNNNNNNNNNNNNNNNNNNNNNNNNNNNNNNNNNNNNNNNNNNNNNNNNNNNNNNNNNNNNNNNNNNNNNNNNNNNNNNNNNNNNNNNNNNNNNNNNNNNNNNNNNNNNNNNNNNNNNNNNNNNNNNNNNNNNNNNNNNNNNNNNNNNNNNNNNNNNNNNNNNNNNNNNNNNNNNNNNNNNNNNNNNNNNNNNNNNNNNNNNNNNNNNNNNNNNNNNNNNNNNNNNNNNNNNNNNNNNNNNNNNNNNNNNNNNNNNNNNNNNNNNNNNNNNNNNNNNNNNNNNNNNNNNNNNNNNNNNNNNNNNNNNNNNNNNNNNNNNNNNNNNNNNNNNNNNNNNNNNNNNNNNNNNNNNNNNNNNNNNNNNNNNNNNNNNNNNNNNNNNNNNNNNNNNNNNNNNNNNNNNNNNNNNNNNNNNNNNNNNNNNNNNNNNNNNNNNNNNNNNNNNNNNNNNNNNNNNNNNNNNNNNNNNNNNNNNNNNNNNNNNNNNNNNNNNNNNNNNNNNNNNNNNNNNNNNNNNNNNNNNNNNNNNNNNNNNNNNNNNNNNNNNNNNNNNNNNNNNNNNNNNNNNNNNNNNNNNNNNNNNNNNNNNNNNNNNNNNNNNNNNNNNNNNNNNNNNNNNNNNNNNNNNNNNNNNNNNNNNNNNNNNNNNNNNNNNNNNNNNNNNNNNNNNNNNNNNNNNNNNNNNNNNNNNNNNNNNNNNNNNNNNNNNNNNNNNNNNNNNNNNNNNNNNNN
This sequence is a window from Hevea brasiliensis isolate MT/VB/25A 57/8 chromosome 10, ASM3005281v1, whole genome shotgun sequence. Protein-coding genes within it:
- the LOC110648186 gene encoding L-type lectin-domain containing receptor kinase IX.1-like; the protein is MAIRNLKHSHFQFPGLYFGAFRLITFMSFIHSANTLSFDLHSFNNRDLLFQGDALLTDQVIHLSGQALYRKQMHLWDKATGKLTDFETLFTFSINSDNGHLQRDGLSFFLVPNDSSIPSNSNGGDPIEKTGTQFVAVEFDPRTEHVGIYINSFQPVKGVEWHCTEKENFSAVVNYCAAKKLLCVLLIDHVDNNTLTGNSTLCKVVDLREYLPEWVSVGFSASSRELSQTYTIFSWKFYSSSIEDTLDKKKMKTKWVLGSAIGACAVCAACVSTIGFILLRLKPQRTTESRESQSQSQNDDAIVDFSIETELERGSGPKRFNYSELEQATNRFDEHGKLGQGGFGSVYSGFLTDFNQIVAVKRFSKGSKQGRKEYKSEVKIISSLRHKNLVQLIGWCHERGELLLAYEFMPNGSLDSHLFRGKSVLLWGVRYKIALGLASALLYLHEEWEQCVVHRDIKSSNVMLDTNFKAKLGDFGLARLIDHELGPKTTGPAGTMGYIAPEYISTGKASKESDMYSFGIVALEIACGRRAIEPDIDESQVRLVAWVWELYGNGNLLDAVDQKLCGAIDVKQMERLLIVGLWCAHPDHNLRPSIRQAAQVLNFEAGVPDLPMKMPVAMYQVPDYASTSSSTKALMTFTSFNVGR